In the Fibrobacter sp. UWT2 genome, one interval contains:
- the fabZ gene encoding 3-hydroxyacyl-ACP dehydratase FabZ translates to MMNIYEISEKIAQRPPFQMIEKVTELVPNESAVGIKNVSVNEPYFTGHFPGTPIMPGVLIVESCAQLCSLVIEKPAEDLEKNLYVLLKIDGFKFVKPVIPGDQLEISVKKTKEGGVLVGFDCIVKVNGNVHAKGALTFTSIPKESLGK, encoded by the coding sequence ATGATGAATATTTACGAAATCAGCGAAAAGATTGCTCAGCGCCCGCCGTTCCAGATGATCGAGAAGGTGACGGAGCTGGTGCCGAACGAATCGGCCGTGGGTATCAAGAACGTGAGCGTGAATGAACCGTACTTTACGGGTCACTTTCCGGGAACCCCGATTATGCCGGGCGTGCTCATTGTGGAAAGTTGCGCTCAGCTTTGCTCGCTCGTGATTGAAAAGCCTGCCGAAGATCTCGAAAAGAATCTCTATGTGCTTCTAAAAATTGATGGATTCAAGTTCGTGAAGCCGGTGATTCCTGGCGACCAACTTGAAATCTCTGTCAAGAAAACGAAGGAAGGTGGCGTGCTGGTCGGCTTTGACTGCATCGTGAAAGTGAACGGCAACGTTCATGCGAAGGGCGCCCTGACCTTTACAAGCATCCCGAAGGAATCCTTAGGGAAGTAA
- a CDS encoding glucose 1-dehydrogenase: MKVALVTGASKGIGKACALRLARDGYTVVVNYSSSDEAANATLDQIKAEGGDGMIYKANVADLSQVKVMIREVFKAYGRIDVLVNNAGIVRDEYLMMMNPETLDKCFDLNVKGYFYCAQQVAVKMYKQKSGVIINMSSVSSKFALAGQAVYSATKGAVNSLTQTLAKELGGFGIRVNAVAPGFIATDMIEAIPEETRKGYLEKIPLKRFGSADEVANIVSALASDQFAYVTGQVFVLDGGLSL, translated from the coding sequence ATGAAAGTTGCTTTGGTAACAGGTGCATCTAAGGGTATTGGCAAGGCTTGTGCCCTGCGTTTGGCCCGCGACGGTTACACTGTCGTGGTGAACTACTCCAGTTCCGACGAGGCTGCAAATGCCACGCTCGACCAGATTAAGGCCGAAGGTGGCGACGGCATGATTTACAAGGCGAATGTCGCCGACCTTTCTCAGGTGAAAGTCATGATCCGCGAAGTATTCAAGGCTTATGGCCGCATTGACGTGCTTGTGAATAATGCCGGTATCGTTCGTGACGAATACTTGATGATGATGAACCCGGAAACCTTGGACAAGTGCTTCGACCTGAACGTGAAGGGCTACTTCTACTGCGCACAGCAGGTGGCCGTGAAGATGTACAAGCAGAAGTCCGGCGTGATTATCAACATGAGTTCCGTTTCTTCGAAGTTCGCTCTCGCTGGCCAGGCTGTTTACAGCGCCACGAAGGGTGCCGTGAATTCACTCACCCAGACGCTTGCCAAGGAACTCGGCGGTTTCGGTATTCGCGTGAACGCCGTAGCTCCGGGCTTTATCGCAACCGATATGATCGAAGCGATTCCCGAAGAAACCCGCAAGGGCTACCTCGAAAAGATTCCTCTGAAGCGCTTTGGCTCTGCCGACGAAGTTGCAAATATTGTGTCTGCCTTGGCCTCCGACCAGTTCGCCTACGTGACCGGCCAGGTGTTCGTGCTCGACGGAGGTCTTTCTCTATGA